A single genomic interval of Lewinellaceae bacterium harbors:
- a CDS encoding DMT family transporter codes for MNWRSVLVLVFLSLTWGSSFILIKKSLTGFNPYQMVAIRLSLTGLLFLPWTIYRWRKIQWERWPALLVVGFVGSLIPFTLYGWGETRVSSSVAGIINALTPIFTMIIGILLFSLRFSSRQLGGILLGLAGAFGLILMQNQSGSGNSFGYSMLMVIATMCYGTSANTVKAKLGEMHAVDITAVTFLLTAIPSILFLLLPVNSNHLLHSEAAREALVYVLILVLAGTAMATVLYYYLVQITTPIFASMVSYFMPIVAVLWGALDGEIIRGQHFLAIGCILAGVYLVQRRPKKALPG; via the coding sequence ATGAATTGGCGCTCTGTTCTGGTGTTAGTGTTTTTAAGCCTTACCTGGGGTAGTTCATTTATCCTGATCAAGAAGAGCCTGACCGGCTTCAACCCTTATCAGATGGTTGCTATCCGGTTAAGTCTGACCGGTCTGTTGTTTTTACCCTGGACCATCTATCGCTGGCGCAAGATCCAATGGGAACGCTGGCCCGCCCTGCTGGTGGTAGGGTTTGTAGGCAGCCTGATCCCTTTCACGCTCTACGGATGGGGCGAGACGCGGGTATCGTCTTCTGTTGCGGGCATCATCAATGCATTGACACCCATCTTTACCATGATCATCGGCATTCTGCTGTTCAGTCTCCGGTTCAGCAGCCGGCAATTGGGAGGAATCCTCCTGGGATTGGCAGGAGCCTTTGGGCTGATCCTGATGCAAAACCAGTCCGGTTCCGGAAATTCTTTCGGTTACAGCATGCTCATGGTCATCGCCACCATGTGCTACGGCACAAGTGCCAACACCGTTAAGGCAAAGCTTGGCGAAATGCATGCGGTTGACATCACTGCAGTGACGTTCCTGTTGACGGCCATACCCAGTATTTTGTTTCTATTGTTACCAGTCAATTCCAACCATCTGCTCCACAGTGAAGCGGCCCGGGAGGCACTGGTTTATGTCCTGATCCTGGTACTGGCAGGGACTGCGATGGCTACCGTATTGTATTATTATCTCGTCCAGATCACCACTCCGATTTTTGCTTCCATGGTCAGCTACTTTATGCCGATCGTTGCAGTTTTGTGGGGCGCCCTGGATGGAGAGATCATCCGCGGGCAACATTTTCTGGCCATAGGATGCATTCTCGCCGGGGTTTACCTGGTTCAGCGTCGTCCCAAAAAAGCATTGCCTGGTTAG
- a CDS encoding GMC family oxidoreductase, translating into MSFQIIEQPTVYDVVIVGSGAGGGMAAKMLAEGGLKVALLEAGPNFDPKNPEQQTQLKWPWMSPRRGAGTTRAFGDFDMAYGGWEIDGEPYTRKNGTEFDWFRSRMLGGRTNHWGRISLRFGPYDFKRRSMDGLGDDWPIGYDDVKPYYDRLDKMVGVFGSKEGMYNEPDGFFLPPPKPRLHEMFIKKGAGKVNIPVIPARLSILTRRINKDRGVCFYCQQCSRSCMVYGDFSSSSVLVKPALDTGNVDLYVNAMAREVITDTEGKAKAISYINKEDLREYQVRGKTIILAASACESARLLLNSKSSRHPNGLANSSNVVGKYLHDSTGASRMGLLPDLLDRERYNEDGVGGMHVYTPWWLDNKKLNFPRGYHIEYWGGMGMPGYGFGFGLESLNGQVAGANGENHRAGGYGAGFKADLRRFYGATFGMSGRGECIAREDNYCEIDPDTVDKYGIPVLRFHYTWSDHERNQAKHMQDTFEEIITQAGGILLGNKPGPESDYGLAAPGRIIHEVGTVRMGNDPRTSAVNAYNQAHDVANLFVMDGGPFVSQADKNPTWTIMALAIRASEYLMSEMKKQNL; encoded by the coding sequence ATGTCTTTTCAGATTATCGAGCAACCGACCGTCTACGACGTTGTCATTGTGGGATCGGGAGCAGGAGGTGGTATGGCCGCCAAAATGTTAGCTGAAGGAGGATTAAAGGTGGCGTTGCTGGAAGCAGGTCCGAACTTCGATCCAAAAAATCCGGAGCAACAAACACAGTTGAAGTGGCCGTGGATGTCACCCCGGCGGGGAGCAGGCACTACACGTGCATTCGGCGATTTTGATATGGCGTATGGTGGCTGGGAAATCGATGGTGAGCCCTACACGCGTAAAAACGGGACCGAATTTGACTGGTTCCGGTCGCGCATGCTGGGTGGACGTACCAACCATTGGGGGCGCATCTCCCTGCGTTTTGGCCCGTATGACTTCAAGCGTCGTAGTATGGATGGCCTGGGAGATGACTGGCCCATCGGATACGATGATGTAAAGCCGTACTACGACCGGCTGGATAAAATGGTCGGAGTTTTTGGCTCTAAAGAAGGCATGTACAACGAACCTGATGGCTTCTTCCTGCCACCTCCCAAGCCACGGTTGCATGAGATGTTCATCAAAAAAGGTGCAGGTAAGGTCAATATTCCGGTCATACCGGCCAGACTTTCTATCCTGACGCGACGGATCAATAAAGACCGGGGTGTTTGTTTTTACTGCCAGCAATGTTCCCGTTCCTGTATGGTTTACGGCGACTTTTCGTCCAGTTCGGTATTGGTTAAGCCGGCATTGGACACTGGAAATGTGGACCTGTACGTAAATGCAATGGCACGTGAGGTAATCACCGATACGGAAGGAAAAGCCAAAGCGATCTCCTACATCAACAAAGAAGACTTACGCGAATACCAGGTACGCGGTAAAACCATTATCCTGGCGGCCAGCGCATGTGAATCAGCCCGGCTGTTGCTGAACAGTAAATCCAGCCGGCATCCGAATGGCCTGGCCAACAGCAGCAATGTGGTCGGGAAATACCTCCATGATTCAACCGGGGCATCGCGCATGGGCTTATTGCCAGATTTGCTGGACAGAGAGCGGTATAACGAAGACGGGGTAGGCGGTATGCATGTGTATACACCCTGGTGGCTCGACAATAAGAAATTGAATTTCCCGCGTGGATATCATATCGAATACTGGGGTGGCATGGGTATGCCGGGTTACGGATTTGGGTTCGGACTGGAAAGCCTGAACGGCCAGGTCGCCGGGGCTAATGGCGAGAACCATCGCGCTGGTGGATATGGTGCCGGCTTTAAAGCAGATCTGCGTCGCTTTTATGGTGCTACTTTCGGTATGTCAGGTCGTGGCGAATGCATAGCCCGGGAAGACAACTATTGCGAAATAGATCCGGACACCGTCGATAAATATGGCATCCCAGTATTGCGCTTTCACTACACCTGGAGTGATCACGAACGCAACCAGGCCAAGCACATGCAGGATACCTTTGAAGAGATCATCACCCAGGCAGGTGGTATCCTGCTGGGCAATAAGCCGGGGCCGGAATCCGACTATGGACTTGCCGCACCGGGGCGTATCATTCATGAAGTTGGAACGGTAAGGATGGGTAATGACCCAAGGACCTCGGCCGTCAATGCTTACAATCAGGCGCACGATGTTGCCAACCTTTTTGTCATGGACGGAGGACCATTTGTTTCGCAGGCGGATAAAAACCCGACGTGGACCATCATGGCACTGGCAATCCGTGCCTCCGAATATTTAATGTCCGAAATGAAAAAGCAAAATCTTTGA
- a CDS encoding phytanoyl-CoA dioxygenase, whose amino-acid sequence MLSKQEIEHFIHKGFIQLDDSFSKEMADAALEILWNDLPCERSDPSTWIEPVIRLGMYTDEPFIYSVNTPKLHDAFNQLIGKDKWIPCLNVGTFPVRFPSGKLPDDTGRHVDASFPGNDPNNFFEWRVNIKSKGRALLMLILYSDVSENDAPTVIYEGSHIDVARLLSSEGDEGLSFVELAGKLEELPNRNEVFATGNAGTVYLCHPFLVHAAQQHRGSTPKFMAQPPLLLRGELSVTDSDVAHSPVERAIRMGILE is encoded by the coding sequence ATGCTAAGTAAACAAGAAATAGAGCATTTTATTCATAAAGGTTTTATTCAACTTGATGATTCATTTTCCAAGGAAATGGCAGATGCTGCATTAGAAATCCTTTGGAATGACCTGCCCTGTGAGAGGTCGGACCCGTCGACCTGGATTGAGCCTGTAATTCGTTTGGGAATGTACACCGATGAACCTTTTATTTATTCTGTGAATACTCCAAAGCTGCATGATGCATTTAATCAATTGATTGGTAAGGACAAATGGATACCTTGCCTTAACGTTGGAACATTTCCTGTCAGATTTCCATCCGGTAAACTACCTGACGATACCGGCAGACATGTGGATGCAAGTTTTCCGGGAAATGACCCGAATAATTTTTTTGAATGGCGGGTTAATATCAAATCAAAAGGTCGGGCATTGTTGATGTTGATTTTATATTCCGATGTCAGCGAAAATGATGCCCCAACCGTCATTTATGAAGGTTCTCATATCGATGTTGCACGGCTATTATCCAGCGAAGGTGATGAAGGTCTTTCTTTTGTGGAGCTGGCAGGGAAATTAGAGGAGTTACCAAATAGAAATGAAGTTTTTGCGACTGGTAATGCTGGAACTGTTTACCTGTGTCATCCCTTTCTGGTTCACGCAGCCCAACAACACAGGGGTAGTACTCCTAAATTTATGGCACAACCACCATTATTGTTACGAGGTGAATTGTCGGTTACAGATTCAGATGTTGCACATTCTCCTGTCGAAAGAGCTATTCGTATGGGAATACTTGAGTGA
- a CDS encoding adenylate kinase — protein MLNLILFGPPGSGKGTQAIKIAEAYDLIHISTGDLFRYEMGNNTPLGLKAKEYISQGALVPDEITIGMLANKLDHHLDSNGFILDGFPRTIPQAEALDELFASRGWTIDLLLALEVSEDEIVTRILKRGETSGRSDDQDESIIRNRIREYEAKTAPLFAFYQEKGKASTLNGIGSIEEIFGGLCDLIEQHQS, from the coding sequence ATGCTTAATTTAATTTTGTTTGGACCTCCGGGTTCCGGAAAAGGCACGCAGGCGATCAAAATCGCTGAAGCTTACGACTTAATCCATATTTCTACCGGTGACCTGTTTCGTTATGAAATGGGTAATAATACCCCGCTTGGTCTGAAAGCAAAAGAATACATCTCACAGGGTGCACTTGTACCCGATGAAATCACCATCGGAATGCTTGCCAATAAACTGGATCACCACCTGGATTCCAATGGGTTCATCCTGGACGGATTTCCCCGCACGATCCCGCAGGCAGAAGCGCTGGATGAATTATTCGCTTCCCGGGGCTGGACGATTGACCTGCTGCTGGCACTCGAAGTGTCAGAAGATGAAATTGTCACCCGGATCCTGAAGCGTGGTGAAACCTCCGGCCGTTCCGACGACCAGGACGAGTCCATCATACGCAACCGGATCCGTGAATACGAAGCCAAAACTGCACCTTTGTTCGCGTTCTATCAGGAAAAAGGAAAAGCTTCAACCCTCAATGGCATCGGCTCCATCGAAGAAATCTTCGGTGGGCTTTGCGATCTGATCGAACAACATCAGTCTTAA
- a CDS encoding 50S ribosomal protein L25 translates to MEIITINGSSRQELGTKWAKQVRNEGLIPCVLYGADTNITFTVDPHDVKKLVYTSQFKVAEVNVDGTIHKCILKDVQLDRLTDEVIHIDFLKLTPGHKVKINVPLATKGASPGVKLGGKLVTKMRNISVKVMPENLISEVTVDVSGLDLGQTVRVRDIEKVEGVEILNAPSIPVATVTIPRALRSATSKQD, encoded by the coding sequence ATGGAAATTATAACCATAAACGGAAGTTCACGTCAGGAACTGGGAACCAAATGGGCCAAACAAGTACGCAATGAAGGCCTGATCCCATGTGTTTTGTATGGTGCCGATACCAATATAACGTTTACTGTAGACCCACACGATGTAAAGAAACTGGTCTATACCTCTCAATTTAAGGTGGCAGAAGTCAACGTTGACGGAACCATCCATAAATGCATTCTTAAGGATGTGCAGCTCGATCGTCTAACCGACGAGGTGATCCACATCGACTTTTTGAAATTAACGCCCGGGCATAAAGTGAAAATCAATGTGCCACTGGCAACCAAAGGTGCCTCACCAGGTGTGAAACTGGGTGGAAAGTTGGTTACCAAAATGCGTAATATTTCAGTGAAAGTAATGCCGGAAAACCTGATTTCCGAAGTGACTGTTGATGTGTCTGGTTTGGATCTGGGACAGACAGTCCGGGTGCGTGACATTGAAAAAGTAGAAGGTGTGGAGATCCTGAACGCTCCCTCCATTCCGGTAGCTACCGTGACCATTCCACGTGCTCTGCGTTCAGCTACATCCAAGCAAGATTAA
- the obgE gene encoding GTPase ObgE: MADQNFVDYVKICCRSGKGGAGSPHLHRAKFNPKGGPDGGDGGRGGHILVRGNNQLWTLLHLKYRKHVIAGHGQPGAGQEMTGADGDDVILDVPLGTVAKDAETGEIHFEITEEGETKILVPGGRGGLGNVHFKSATNQTPRYAQPGEPGREEWKILELKLLADVGLVGFPNAGKSTLLSSISAAKPKIADYAFTTLTPNLGVVPYRDNRSFVVADIPGIIEDAHLGKGLGLRFLRHIERNAVLLFMISCEENEPTKTYHTLTHELHEFNPELMDKPRIIAITKSDLIDKEWEDLLRPQLPKDVPVVFISAVSGYGLDRLKDLLWKMLNEW; this comes from the coding sequence ATGGCCGACCAGAATTTTGTTGATTATGTAAAAATTTGCTGCCGCTCCGGTAAGGGCGGAGCAGGTTCACCTCATTTGCACCGGGCTAAGTTCAACCCTAAAGGAGGGCCTGACGGTGGCGATGGTGGCCGGGGTGGGCATATACTGGTACGGGGCAACAATCAACTCTGGACTTTACTTCATCTGAAATACCGCAAACATGTCATTGCCGGTCATGGTCAGCCCGGAGCAGGCCAGGAAATGACCGGTGCGGATGGCGACGATGTGATCCTCGACGTACCGTTGGGCACGGTGGCCAAGGATGCCGAAACCGGTGAGATCCATTTTGAGATCACCGAAGAAGGAGAAACCAAAATCCTGGTTCCCGGAGGCCGCGGCGGACTCGGAAATGTTCACTTTAAATCTGCAACCAATCAGACTCCGCGTTACGCCCAACCGGGAGAGCCAGGCAGGGAAGAATGGAAGATCCTGGAGCTAAAGTTGTTGGCTGATGTCGGCCTGGTAGGATTTCCCAATGCAGGAAAATCAACGCTCCTCTCCAGCATCAGTGCAGCCAAACCCAAGATAGCAGACTATGCATTCACCACCCTGACTCCAAATCTGGGGGTAGTTCCCTACCGTGACAACCGTTCTTTTGTAGTAGCGGATATCCCTGGAATCATCGAAGATGCACACCTGGGCAAAGGACTGGGTCTGCGCTTCCTAAGGCACATCGAACGCAATGCCGTCCTGCTCTTCATGATCTCCTGCGAAGAAAACGAACCTACCAAGACCTATCATACCCTGACCCATGAACTCCATGAATTTAATCCGGAACTCATGGATAAACCACGGATCATTGCGATCACCAAATCAGATCTTATTGATAAGGAATGGGAAGACCTGCTCCGGCCACAATTACCAAAAGATGTTCCGGTAGTATTCATTTCGGCGGTATCAGGTTACGGCCTCGACCGGTTGAAAGACCTGTTGTGGAAAATGCTCAATGAGTGGTGA
- a CDS encoding CvpA family protein, whose protein sequence is MILDLFLVLIAAFGFYMGYSRGVIKTVFTVVGVLLGILITLKLSPIVIGFLEGLFDRQNPWIFILGFVGTFILILALVRFTGKNLENLFKAVKLNFVNKIAGGALLSLLFIICFSYVVWFLDRTHLVSDSTKNRSVTYPVLAVMPEQTKLVAEKLKPVFREFWDKTVQIIDGIKESSEQNKITN, encoded by the coding sequence ATGATCCTAGATCTCTTTCTGGTTCTCATTGCTGCTTTCGGATTTTACATGGGATACTCCCGCGGGGTCATCAAAACGGTTTTCACGGTTGTCGGCGTTTTGCTTGGCATCCTGATCACCCTTAAGCTCTCGCCCATCGTCATCGGATTTTTGGAAGGTCTCTTTGACCGGCAAAATCCCTGGATCTTCATCCTGGGTTTTGTGGGCACTTTTATACTGATTCTGGCCCTGGTACGGTTTACCGGAAAAAACCTGGAGAATTTATTCAAAGCCGTCAAACTCAATTTTGTCAATAAGATCGCAGGCGGAGCCTTGCTCAGTTTGCTGTTTATCATCTGTTTCTCCTACGTGGTCTGGTTTCTGGACCGCACACACCTGGTTAGTGATTCGACTAAAAACCGGTCGGTGACTTACCCTGTCCTGGCAGTAATGCCGGAGCAGACAAAATTGGTCGCTGAAAAATTGAAACCGGTCTTTCGCGAATTCTGGGACAAGACCGTGCAGATCATCGATGGCATCAAAGAATCTTCCGAGCAAAACAAGATAACCAACTGA
- a CDS encoding ribose-phosphate pyrophosphokinase gives MVDVKIFGGTNSRSLSEKIADYYGYSLGSLTVHRFSDGEIQTEINESVRGAYVFFIQSTFAPPENLLELLMMIDTAKRASAGYICVVIPYFGYARQDRKDKPRVPISAKLIANLIEAAGANRMMTMDFHADQIQGFFDIPVDHLKSEAIYIPYLESQKLDNIIFASPDVGGVKRARTYSKYFKRDLVICDKYRKKANEVDRITVIGEVDGADVILVDDIVDTAGTLCKAADALIEKGAKSVRAICTHPVLSGKAFENITNSKISELIVTDTIPLKQKHEKIKVLTTAKLFARAIRNTHEHRSISALFVDG, from the coding sequence ATGGTTGATGTAAAGATCTTCGGCGGCACCAACAGCCGATCCCTTTCTGAAAAAATAGCTGACTATTACGGATATTCTCTGGGAAGCCTGACGGTTCACCGGTTCAGCGATGGTGAAATCCAAACGGAGATCAATGAATCGGTGCGCGGTGCGTATGTATTTTTTATCCAGTCTACCTTTGCTCCGCCGGAAAACCTTCTCGAATTATTGATGATGATCGATACGGCCAAACGGGCATCTGCCGGATACATCTGTGTGGTAATTCCCTATTTTGGATATGCCCGGCAGGATCGCAAGGATAAACCCAGGGTCCCGATTTCAGCCAAACTGATTGCGAATCTGATCGAAGCAGCCGGTGCTAACCGGATGATGACCATGGATTTTCATGCCGACCAGATCCAGGGCTTTTTTGACATCCCGGTTGACCACCTTAAGAGTGAAGCCATCTACATACCGTATCTGGAATCCCAAAAACTGGACAACATCATATTCGCTTCTCCGGATGTGGGCGGAGTGAAGCGGGCGCGGACCTACTCCAAATATTTCAAGCGGGACCTGGTGATCTGTGACAAGTACCGTAAGAAAGCCAATGAGGTGGATCGCATCACGGTCATCGGTGAAGTGGATGGCGCAGACGTCATCCTGGTCGATGATATCGTAGATACGGCAGGAACGCTTTGCAAGGCAGCCGATGCACTGATCGAGAAGGGTGCTAAAAGTGTACGTGCCATTTGTACCCACCCGGTATTGTCCGGCAAGGCATTTGAAAATATTACCAATTCCAAAATTTCGGAACTGATCGTGACGGATACCATTCCGTTAAAGCAAAAGCATGAGAAAATCAAAGTGCTGACCACCGCTAAATTATTCGCCCGGGCCATACGAAACACCCACGAACACCGCTCCATCTCTGCTTTGTTTGTGGACGGGTGA
- a CDS encoding gluconate 2-dehydrogenase subunit 3 family protein, with protein MDRRNSLKTLVAGGIAGGLLIHGCNPATKEETSSMPAETGSTEAYGRTPEEQKRDQSLMKEPFFNAHEMATLAVLCDLIIPADDVSGSATEAEVPAFIDFIMKDQPGYQNTMRGGLMWLDHQTLALHEKAFMDCSPEDQKAFLDKLAYPAEVEPAYQSGVRFFNTVRNLTATGFFTSKLGIKDLGYVGNTPNVWDGVPQEVLDKHGLSYDQRTLDVCVTPDERELQAEWDDEGNLKRG; from the coding sequence ATGGATAGAAGAAACAGCCTTAAGACGTTAGTAGCCGGAGGTATTGCCGGTGGATTGTTGATCCATGGTTGCAATCCGGCCACGAAGGAGGAGACCTCGTCCATGCCGGCGGAGACCGGTTCTACGGAAGCCTATGGCCGTACACCGGAGGAACAAAAGAGGGATCAGTCCCTGATGAAAGAACCTTTCTTCAATGCCCATGAAATGGCGACGCTGGCGGTGCTCTGTGATTTGATCATACCAGCGGATGATGTATCCGGCAGCGCCACCGAAGCGGAAGTGCCGGCATTCATCGATTTCATTATGAAAGACCAACCCGGCTATCAGAATACCATGCGGGGAGGCCTGATGTGGCTGGATCACCAGACTCTGGCATTGCACGAAAAAGCTTTCATGGATTGCTCACCGGAAGATCAAAAAGCTTTTCTGGATAAACTGGCTTATCCTGCCGAGGTGGAACCTGCCTATCAGTCCGGCGTCCGGTTTTTCAATACCGTACGTAATCTCACGGCTACCGGGTTTTTCACCTCCAAGCTGGGAATCAAGGATCTGGGTTATGTCGGAAATACACCCAATGTGTGGGACGGTGTTCCCCAGGAAGTTCTTGATAAGCACGGCCTGTCCTACGACCAGCGCACGCTGGACGTGTGCGTCACCCCGGATGAAAGAGAGTTGCAGGCAGAATGGGACGATGAAGGTAATCTGAAGCGCGGATAA
- a CDS encoding flotillin family protein, with translation MVELITSFVGILFLLSILIFVIARYKRCPSDKILVIYGKTGQGSAKCLAGGAAFVWPIIQGYEYLDLSPISIDVDLKGALSKQNIRVNVPSRFTVAISNEEGTMLNAAERLLGKTTESIRDIAKDIIFGQLRLVVATMDIEEINSDRDKFLSNVSQNVGAELRKIGLTLINVNVTDIQDESGYIEALGKEAAAKAINDAKQSVAQKNRDGSIGEAIAFKDERIQVSSAEADAKIGEASASAKSIDGENDAKIKIAQSNAERRQKEAESLRLATASEKIQAAKALEEAYVAEKEAEIARAEREMATKKADEIVQAEIAKQKLVIEAQAKAEQTIAVAKGDADAIFLRQEAQAKGLYEVLTKQAEGFQRIVEAAGGNNRDAVLMMIADKLPELVRTQVDAIKNMKIDKVTVWENGNGGDNTSTSKFVSSLYKSIPPLNDLFNMAGMDLPAYLGKVQSQENGKKDDKDPAVLNEASEAPKDKPAKK, from the coding sequence ATGGTCGAATTAATAACCTCTTTTGTTGGAATACTATTCCTGCTCAGTATTCTCATCTTTGTTATAGCCCGTTATAAACGTTGTCCTTCCGATAAGATCCTGGTGATCTATGGTAAGACCGGGCAGGGCTCCGCAAAATGCCTCGCCGGTGGTGCCGCATTCGTCTGGCCCATCATCCAGGGCTATGAATACCTGGACCTGAGTCCCATATCGATAGATGTAGACCTGAAAGGCGCGTTGAGTAAGCAAAATATCCGTGTCAATGTACCCTCACGGTTCACCGTAGCCATATCCAACGAAGAAGGAACCATGTTGAATGCCGCGGAACGTTTGCTTGGGAAAACCACGGAATCCATCCGGGATATCGCGAAGGATATCATCTTCGGACAGCTCCGTCTGGTGGTAGCCACGATGGATATTGAAGAAATCAACTCGGATCGGGATAAATTTTTGTCCAACGTATCGCAAAACGTGGGCGCCGAATTACGCAAGATCGGCTTGACCCTGATCAACGTAAACGTTACCGACATTCAGGATGAATCCGGTTACATTGAAGCTTTGGGTAAAGAAGCGGCCGCCAAAGCCATCAACGACGCCAAACAAAGCGTGGCCCAGAAAAACCGCGACGGTTCCATCGGAGAAGCCATTGCCTTCAAAGACGAACGTATCCAGGTTTCTTCCGCTGAAGCTGACGCCAAAATTGGTGAAGCAAGCGCCTCTGCTAAATCGATCGATGGAGAAAACGATGCAAAAATAAAAATTGCCCAATCCAATGCCGAAAGGCGTCAGAAAGAAGCCGAGTCCCTGCGACTTGCCACTGCTTCGGAGAAGATCCAGGCCGCAAAAGCACTGGAAGAAGCTTACGTAGCGGAAAAAGAAGCGGAGATAGCGCGTGCCGAACGCGAAATGGCAACCAAAAAAGCCGACGAGATCGTCCAGGCCGAGATCGCAAAACAAAAACTTGTGATTGAGGCACAAGCCAAGGCCGAACAGACCATTGCGGTCGCGAAAGGTGATGCTGATGCTATTTTCCTGCGTCAGGAAGCCCAGGCTAAAGGCCTCTATGAAGTTTTGACCAAACAAGCTGAAGGTTTCCAGCGAATCGTGGAAGCCGCCGGAGGGAACAACCGCGATGCCGTATTGATGATGATCGCTGACAAACTTCCAGAGTTGGTACGCACGCAGGTTGATGCAATCAAGAACATGAAGATCGACAAGGTCACGGTTTGGGAAAATGGCAATGGAGGTGACAACACCTCAACGTCCAAGTTCGTGTCGAGCCTGTATAAATCCATTCCTCCGCTGAATGACCTCTTTAACATGGCTGGCATGGACCTGCCTGCCTATCTTGGCAAGGTACAGAGTCAGGAGAATGGAAAAAAGGACGACAAAGATCCGGCCGTCCTCAATGAAGCCTCCGAGGCACCAAAGGACAAACCGGCCAAGAAGTAA
- a CDS encoding amidohydrolase, which translates to MKVTLIQSNIHWEDAQANRDHLDQLMQRVPGDTDLIVLPEMFTTGFTMHAMSQSETMDGPSILWMKEKARQMDAAIVGSIIIREGSRYYNRLIWQLPDGQIVHYDKKHLFSYAGEDQTYTAGKKRLSVTFREWTCVPLVCYDLRFPVWSRNTSGYDLLLYVANWPQVRSQAWTSLLKARAIENQCFVLGVNRVGWDESGNYYSGESAIIDYQGEEIATKKDDEDLLYAELDREKLQEFRRQYAFLRDQDAFKILP; encoded by the coding sequence ATGAAGGTAACTCTTATCCAAAGCAACATCCATTGGGAGGATGCCCAGGCTAACCGGGATCATCTGGATCAACTGATGCAGCGCGTTCCGGGCGATACGGATCTGATCGTTCTACCGGAAATGTTTACGACCGGATTTACCATGCATGCCATGAGCCAGTCGGAAACGATGGATGGGCCGAGCATCCTCTGGATGAAGGAAAAGGCCAGACAGATGGATGCAGCGATTGTGGGAAGCATTATCATCCGGGAAGGGTCACGTTATTACAATCGATTGATCTGGCAGCTTCCGGACGGCCAGATTGTCCATTACGATAAGAAACATCTTTTTTCCTATGCCGGAGAGGATCAGACCTATACTGCAGGTAAGAAACGATTGAGTGTTACCTTCCGGGAATGGACCTGTGTGCCTTTGGTTTGCTATGACTTGCGTTTTCCGGTCTGGAGTCGCAATACGTCCGGCTATGATCTATTGCTGTATGTAGCAAACTGGCCACAGGTGCGCAGCCAGGCATGGACTTCTCTGCTGAAAGCCCGGGCCATTGAGAATCAGTGTTTTGTTCTGGGCGTGAACCGGGTAGGCTGGGATGAATCGGGTAATTATTATTCCGGCGAAAGTGCGATCATTGATTACCAGGGTGAAGAAATAGCCACAAAAAAAGACGATGAAGACCTGCTATATGCCGAATTGGACCGGGAAAAACTGCAGGAATTCCGCAGGCAATATGCATTTCTCCGGGATCAGGATGCATTTAAGATCCTGCCCTGA